The proteins below come from a single Rhodococcus sp. WMMA185 genomic window:
- a CDS encoding glycerol-3-phosphate dehydrogenase/oxidase: protein MNNSNTPSVNSSSALNAARRARELDELSSGDTVDLLVIGGGITGVGVALDAASRGLNVVLAEKHDLAFGTSRWSSKLAHGGLRYLATGNVGIARESAVERGILMTRTAPHLVRALPQLVPVLESTTLFSKSLVRAGFLAGDFLRASARTSSTVLPRSRTVRADRVVELAPAVRRQGLRGGLLAFDGQLIDDSRLVVAIARTAALHGAKILTRTGAYNVTGTSATLRDELTGSEMAIKARAVVNAAGVWSGEIDPEITLRPSRGTHLVLPAEKLGNPTAALTVPIPGETNRFVFALPAQLGRVYLGLTDEAAPGPVPDVPTASDQEIDFLLATVNTALEVPLERSDILGTFAGLRPLLDTGDGSTADLSRNHAILRSGTDLVSVVGGKLTTYRKMAEDAVDAAVKVSGLEAGPCRTKTLPLVGAAAPEALRKVAAPPTLLARYGTEAALLAAAAPDMLAPIAEGLDVSRAELEFAATHEGALDVDDILDRRTRIGLVPADRERASSVAASAFEMG from the coding sequence AGCGGCGATACAGTCGACCTACTGGTGATCGGTGGTGGAATCACCGGCGTCGGCGTTGCGCTCGATGCGGCGTCCCGGGGATTGAACGTCGTCCTCGCAGAAAAGCACGACCTCGCCTTCGGGACCAGCCGGTGGAGTTCGAAGCTCGCCCACGGCGGTCTGCGCTACCTGGCAACCGGCAACGTCGGTATCGCCCGGGAGAGCGCGGTCGAACGCGGAATCCTGATGACCCGTACGGCCCCCCACCTCGTCCGCGCGCTGCCACAACTCGTCCCTGTCCTTGAGTCCACGACTTTGTTCAGCAAGTCCCTCGTCCGTGCGGGTTTCCTCGCCGGTGATTTCCTTCGTGCGAGCGCGCGGACCTCGTCGACGGTCTTGCCGAGGTCTCGAACGGTCCGGGCAGATCGGGTGGTCGAACTGGCCCCCGCAGTCCGGCGTCAGGGTCTGCGCGGTGGCCTGTTGGCGTTCGACGGACAGTTGATCGATGATTCGAGGCTCGTCGTCGCTATCGCTCGTACCGCCGCATTGCACGGCGCCAAGATCCTCACCCGCACCGGCGCCTACAACGTCACCGGAACGTCGGCAACGCTTCGCGACGAACTGACCGGATCGGAGATGGCGATCAAAGCACGCGCCGTGGTCAATGCAGCAGGTGTGTGGTCGGGGGAGATCGATCCCGAGATCACACTCCGGCCGAGCCGTGGCACCCATCTCGTACTTCCTGCCGAGAAGCTCGGCAACCCGACCGCAGCCCTGACGGTACCCATCCCGGGCGAGACCAATCGTTTCGTCTTCGCGCTGCCCGCACAGTTGGGCCGCGTTTACCTGGGACTCACTGACGAGGCGGCGCCGGGACCCGTTCCGGACGTCCCGACCGCATCGGACCAGGAGATCGACTTCCTTCTCGCCACGGTCAACACCGCGCTCGAAGTGCCGCTCGAGCGCTCGGACATCCTCGGTACGTTCGCAGGATTGCGCCCCTTGCTCGATACCGGTGACGGATCCACCGCAGACCTGTCTCGCAACCACGCGATTCTCCGTTCCGGCACCGATCTCGTCAGCGTGGTCGGTGGCAAACTGACCACCTATCGAAAGATGGCGGAGGACGCGGTCGACGCGGCCGTGAAAGTGTCCGGGCTGGAAGCAGGTCCGTGCCGGACGAAGACGCTCCCACTGGTGGGCGCCGCGGCACCCGAGGCGTTGCGGAAGGTCGCTGCGCCGCCGACACTGCTGGCTCGCTACGGAACGGAAGCAGCGTTGCTCGCCGCCGCTGCCCCGGACATGCTGGCGCCGATCGCCGAGGGGCTGGATGTGAGCCGCGCCGAGCTCGAGTTCGCGGCAACACACGAAGGTGCGCTCGACGTCGACGACATCCTCGACCGGCGTACGCGGATCGGACTCGTCCCTGCCGATCGTGAGCGTGCCTCGAGCGTTGCCGCCTCGGCGTTCGAAATGGGGTGA
- a CDS encoding glycosyltransferase, which yields MRVAVVAGPDPGHAFPAIALCLAFNEAGDDPVLFTGDRWVQAARAAGVSAELLRGLAPRSTDDDLDAGARIHARAAHISTQMLPDLRALRPDLVVSDVITAGGGMAAERLGIPWVELSPHPLYSASKGLPPIGSGLAPGEGVRGRLRDALMRAATGRSIRKGERQRSEARIGVGLPAKDPGPVRRLIATLPALEVPRPDWPAEAHLVGPLLWEPTNEVLPPPDGDDPLVMVAPSTAFTGAEGMLETVLTGLEGARVRVIASLLDGAPATVPAWARAGLGRQDAMLREASVVVCGGGHGMLAKALLAGVPAVVIPGGGDQWELANRAARQGSAVVVRPLTADALCEAVQRVLAGGSYAEAAQRAARSVEGVADPLEVCRDALR from the coding sequence GTGCGAGTCGCCGTCGTCGCCGGGCCCGATCCCGGACATGCCTTCCCGGCCATTGCGTTGTGCCTGGCGTTCAACGAGGCCGGAGATGATCCGGTCCTGTTCACAGGTGACCGCTGGGTCCAGGCCGCCCGGGCGGCCGGAGTCTCCGCGGAGTTGCTACGGGGTCTCGCCCCTCGCTCGACGGATGACGACCTCGACGCCGGTGCTCGTATTCACGCGCGGGCGGCGCACATCTCCACCCAGATGTTGCCCGACCTCCGCGCGCTGAGACCGGACCTCGTGGTTTCCGACGTCATCACTGCGGGCGGGGGGATGGCCGCTGAGCGGCTCGGGATTCCGTGGGTCGAACTGTCTCCTCACCCGCTGTATTCGGCGTCGAAGGGATTGCCGCCCATCGGAAGTGGACTCGCGCCCGGGGAAGGCGTTCGGGGCCGACTCCGGGACGCGCTGATGCGTGCGGCGACGGGACGGTCGATCCGCAAGGGGGAGCGACAACGCTCCGAAGCGCGTATCGGGGTCGGATTGCCGGCGAAGGATCCGGGGCCGGTGCGCCGCTTGATCGCGACCCTTCCGGCGCTCGAGGTGCCCAGACCCGACTGGCCCGCCGAAGCGCATCTGGTGGGGCCCTTGCTGTGGGAGCCCACGAATGAGGTACTGCCTCCCCCGGATGGCGACGATCCGCTCGTCATGGTCGCACCCTCGACGGCGTTCACGGGTGCGGAGGGCATGCTCGAGACGGTGCTGACCGGGCTCGAAGGGGCTCGCGTCCGGGTGATCGCGTCGCTTCTCGACGGAGCGCCGGCGACCGTTCCGGCATGGGCACGAGCGGGTCTCGGGCGCCAGGACGCGATGCTGCGCGAAGCCTCCGTGGTTGTCTGCGGTGGTGGGCACGGCATGCTGGCCAAGGCATTGCTGGCGGGCGTTCCGGCCGTTGTGATTCCCGGTGGCGGTGACCAGTGGGAGCTAGCGAACCGGGCTGCCAGGCAGGGGAGTGCCGTGGTGGTGCGTCCCCTGACTGCGGATGCGCTGTGCGAAGCAGTTCAACGGGTGCTCGCCGGCGGTTCCTACGCCGAGGCCGCGCAACGGGCCGCGCGGAGCGTGGAGGGCGTCGCGGATCCGTTGGAGGTGTGCCGCGATGCACTGCGGTGA
- a CDS encoding DUF3046 domain-containing protein yields the protein MRLTLFHQLVREEFGQIRGDALLVDHVLLGLGGKTAAQAIEDGQEPREVWRELCNEFDVPAQRR from the coding sequence GTGCGACTGACCCTATTTCATCAACTCGTCCGCGAAGAGTTCGGGCAGATCCGCGGCGATGCACTTCTCGTCGACCATGTGCTGCTCGGCCTGGGCGGTAAAACCGCAGCCCAAGCCATCGAGGATGGTCAGGAGCCTCGCGAGGTCTGGCGAGAACTCTGCAATGAGTTCGACGTCCCGGCTCAGCGCCGATAG
- the recA gene encoding recombinase RecA, whose translation MAPQAPDRDKALDLALAQIDKNFGKGSVMRLGEGVRQPVAVIPTGSIALDVALGIGGLPRGRVIEIYGPESSGKTTVALHAVANAQANGGIAAFIDAEHALDPDYAKKLGVDTDALLVSQPDTGEQALEIADMLIRSGALDILVVDSVAALVPRAEIEGEMGDSHVGLQARLMSQALRKMTGALSNSGTTAIFINQLREKIGVMFGSPETTTGGKALKFYSSVRLDVRRIETLKDGTDAVGNRTRVKVVKNKVAPPFKQAEFDILYGQGISKEASLIDMGVEQGFIRKSGSWYTYEGDQLGQGKENARKFLLENTDIRDEIEKKIKEKLGIGADVTAAADDAASAEF comes from the coding sequence ATGGCACCACAGGCACCCGATCGTGACAAGGCGCTGGACCTCGCGCTGGCGCAGATCGACAAGAACTTCGGCAAGGGCTCGGTGATGCGCTTGGGCGAAGGTGTGCGTCAACCCGTCGCTGTCATCCCGACCGGCTCCATCGCGTTGGACGTCGCTCTCGGTATCGGAGGGCTACCCCGCGGACGCGTCATCGAGATCTACGGCCCGGAATCATCGGGTAAGACCACCGTGGCGTTGCATGCGGTCGCCAACGCCCAGGCGAACGGCGGTATCGCGGCCTTCATCGATGCCGAACACGCCCTCGACCCGGACTACGCCAAGAAACTCGGTGTTGATACCGACGCCTTGCTTGTGTCGCAGCCTGACACCGGTGAGCAGGCACTCGAGATTGCCGATATGCTGATCCGCTCCGGTGCCCTCGACATCCTCGTGGTGGACTCGGTCGCCGCTCTCGTCCCGCGCGCCGAGATCGAAGGCGAGATGGGCGACAGTCACGTGGGTCTGCAGGCACGACTGATGAGTCAGGCGCTGCGTAAGATGACCGGTGCCCTCAGTAACTCCGGCACCACGGCTATCTTCATCAACCAGCTACGCGAGAAGATCGGCGTCATGTTCGGTTCCCCCGAGACCACCACGGGTGGTAAGGCGTTGAAGTTCTACTCGTCTGTGCGCCTGGATGTTCGGCGCATCGAGACCTTGAAGGACGGCACCGACGCGGTGGGCAACCGTACCCGCGTGAAGGTGGTCAAGAACAAGGTCGCCCCGCCGTTCAAGCAGGCGGAGTTCGACATTCTCTACGGTCAGGGGATCAGCAAGGAAGCGTCGCTGATCGACATGGGGGTCGAGCAAGGGTTCATCCGCAAGTCCGGTTCCTGGTACACCTATGAAGGCGACCAATTGGGGCAGGGCAAGGAGAATGCCCGCAAGTTCCTGTTGGAGAACACCGACATCAGGGACGAGATCGAGAAGAAGATCAAGGAGAAGCTCGGAATCGGTGCTGACGTCACTGCTGCCGCAGACGACGCAGCCTCCGCCGAATTCTAG
- the recX gene encoding recombination regulator RecX, whose product MRPSVGGGSETQAKDLCLRLLTDRARTRAELAERLAQKGYSADVTERVLDRLSEVGLIDDADFARQWVRSRHTYSGKGKRALAMELRRKGIGREDATEALAQIDVDDERQRASELVAKKLRTMSVDDRDRAARRLVSMLARRGFPQSVAFEVVKEQLDRAGAEADGMFDEP is encoded by the coding sequence GTGCGTCCTTCGGTGGGCGGCGGATCGGAGACGCAGGCCAAGGACTTGTGCCTACGTTTGTTGACTGATCGCGCTCGAACCAGAGCGGAATTGGCCGAGCGTCTGGCCCAGAAGGGTTACTCGGCAGACGTCACCGAGCGTGTTCTCGACCGGTTGAGCGAGGTCGGACTGATCGACGACGCGGACTTTGCCCGGCAGTGGGTGCGCTCGCGGCACACGTACTCCGGCAAGGGGAAGCGTGCGCTTGCAATGGAATTGCGCCGCAAGGGTATCGGTCGAGAAGATGCCACCGAGGCGCTCGCTCAGATCGACGTCGACGATGAGCGGCAGCGGGCTTCGGAGTTGGTCGCGAAGAAGCTGCGCACGATGTCGGTGGATGACCGTGACCGGGCGGCGAGAAGGTTGGTATCCATGCTGGCGCGCCGCGGGTTTCCCCAGAGCGTGGCGTTCGAGGTGGTCAAGGAACAACTCGACCGCGCCGGTGCGGAAGCCGACGGCATGTTTGACGAGCCCTGA